One region of Mus musculus strain C57BL/6J chromosome 15, GRCm38.p6 C57BL/6J genomic DNA includes:
- the Kcnj4 gene encoding inward rectifier potassium channel 4 has product MHGHNRNGQAHVPRRKRRNRFVKKNGQCNVYFANLSNKSQRYMADIFTTCVDTRWRYMLMIFSAAFLVSWLFFGLLFWCIAFFHGDLEASPSVPAAGGPGGNGGASPNAPKPCIMHVNGFLGAFLFSVETQTTIGYGFRCVTEECPLAVIAVVVQSIVGCVIDSFMIGTIMAKMARPKKRAQTLLFSHHAVISVRDGKLCLMWRVGNLRKSHIVEAHVRAQLIKPYMTQEGEYLPLDQRDLNVGYDIGLDRIFLVSPIIIVHEIDEDSPLYGMGKEELESEDFEIVVILEGMVEATAMTTQARSSYLASEILWGHRFEPVVFEEKSHYKVDYSRFHKTYEVAGTPCCSARELQESKITVLPAPPPPPSAFCYENELALMSQEEEEMEEEAAAAAAVAAGLGLEAGSKEEAGIIRMLEFGSHLDLERMQAATLPLDNISYRRESAI; this is encoded by the coding sequence ATGCACGGACACAACCGAAACGGGCAGGCCCACGTGCCCAGGCGGAAACGCCGCAACCGCTTTGTCAAGAAGAACGGCCAGTGTAACGTCTACTTCGCCAACCTGAGCAACAAGTCCCAGCGCTACATGGCAGACATCTTCACCACCTGCGTGGACACGCGCTGGCGCTATATGCTCATGATCTTCTCCGCGGCCTTCCTCGTTTCCTGGCTCTTCTTCGGcctcctcttctggtgcattgcCTTCTTCCATGGTGACCTGGAGGCCAGTCCCTCTGTGCCCGCGGCAGGAGGCCCGGGGGGCAATGGCGGGGCAAGCCCGAATGCCCCCAAACCCTGTATCATGCACGTAAACGGCTTTTTGGGGGCCTTCCTCTTCTCAGTGGAGACCCAGACGACCATTGGCTACGGGTTCCGGTGTGTGACAGAGGAGTGCCCGTTGGCGGTCATTGCGGTGGTTGTCCAGTCCATTGTGGGCTGTGTCATTGactccttcatgattggcacgaTCATGGCCAAGATGGCACGGCCCAAGAAGCGGGCACAGACCCTGCTGTTCAGCCACCATGCTGTCATCTCCGTTCGAGACGGCAAGCTCTGCCTGATGTGGCGCGTGGGTAACCTGCGCAAGAGTCACATTGTGGAGGCCCACGTCCGGGCCCAGCTCATCAAACCCTACATGACACAGGAGGGTGAGTACCTGCCACTGGACCAGCGGGACCTCAACGTGGGCTATGACATCGGCCTGGACCGCATCTTCTTGGTGTCACCCATCATCATAGTGCATGAAATCGACGAGGACAGCCCACTCTACGGCATGGGCAAGGAGGAGCTGGAGTCAGAGGACTTTGAGATTGTGGTCATCCTGGAGGGTATGGTGGAGGCCACGGCTATGACCACTCAGGCCCGCagctcctatctggccagtgagaTCCTGTGGGGTCACCGGTTTGAGCCTGTGGTCTTCGAGGAAAAGAGTCACTACAAGGTGGACTACTCACGATTCCACAAGACCTATGAGGTGGCTGGCACGCCTTGCTGCTCCGCCCGTGAGCTGCAGGAGAGCAAGATCACGGTGCTGCCCGCCCCACCGCCCCCTCCCAGTGCCTTCTGCTATGAGAATGAGCTGGCCCTTATgagccaggaggaagaggagatggaagaggaggcTGCGGCCGCAGCAGCCGTGGCTGCAGGCCTGGGCCTGGAGGCAGGTTCCAAAGAGGAGGCAGGCATTATCCGGATGCTTGAGTTTGGCAGCCACCTGGATCTGGAGCGCATGCAAGCCGCCACCCTTCCACTGGACAATATTTCCTATCGCAGGGAATCTGCCATCTGA